One Atribacteraceae bacterium DNA segment encodes these proteins:
- a CDS encoding NfeD family protein has protein sequence MKSFTCGFGFVLRAITKALPVVLLIVMFLLFVPVSLLAQSPVYWVPLKDVPDFGAVEWGLASFARRALQEAEQAGAEMVIFEIDTFGGRVDAMLFIKDAILRSPLKTVAFINSKAWSAGVFIALAAEIIIMSPDASIGAAEPRGGLEEAEGPDPKMVSAIRAQIEALAETRGRDPEIFAAMVDRGVEIPGLVKAGELLTLTATQAVEHGAADGVARNRQEVLDFLRVSAPVVTVEPSWSETLARILTHPTIIPILLMIAFGGIFMEMMAPGFGFPGAVGVTALILFFGGRFLAGLAGWEPLLLFLLGIILLAIELLVLPGFGVAGISGIASLTVSLYLVLRTTTILLPEVVFGQLFFYIALLAGVFLVFLTLLPDNPIWKRIGLYKKLKDRVVPEEEKLNYRTLVGKPGRAVTVLRPSGIMEIDGKRYDVVSQGDFVSTGETVVVVEVHGNRIVVRPERGE, from the coding sequence ATGAAAAGCTTTACTTGTGGTTTTGGATTTGTTCTACGAGCTATCACCAAAGCACTTCCGGTTGTTTTGCTTATCGTGATGTTCCTGTTGTTTGTTCCAGTATCCCTATTAGCCCAATCGCCCGTTTATTGGGTTCCCCTTAAGGATGTTCCCGATTTCGGTGCAGTGGAATGGGGCTTGGCCAGCTTTGCCCGCCGTGCCCTACAGGAAGCCGAGCAAGCGGGGGCGGAAATGGTGATTTTCGAAATCGACACCTTCGGGGGACGGGTGGATGCTATGCTCTTCATCAAGGATGCCATTCTCCGCTCACCTCTGAAAACGGTTGCCTTTATCAACTCCAAGGCCTGGTCTGCCGGAGTGTTCATTGCTTTGGCTGCGGAGATCATCATTATGTCTCCCGATGCCAGCATTGGAGCGGCGGAACCGCGGGGGGGGTTGGAGGAAGCGGAAGGGCCGGATCCCAAGATGGTTTCCGCTATACGTGCCCAGATCGAAGCCCTGGCCGAAACCCGGGGACGGGACCCGGAAATTTTCGCAGCCATGGTGGATCGAGGGGTGGAGATCCCTGGCCTGGTCAAGGCCGGTGAACTTCTCACCTTGACTGCAACCCAGGCTGTGGAACATGGGGCGGCGGACGGCGTTGCCCGCAACCGCCAGGAGGTCCTGGACTTTCTCCGAGTTTCCGCTCCAGTGGTTACGGTCGAGCCATCCTGGTCGGAAACTCTGGCCCGTATATTGACTCATCCAACGATTATTCCCATCCTCCTTATGATTGCCTTTGGGGGCATTTTCATGGAAATGATGGCCCCAGGATTTGGTTTTCCAGGTGCGGTGGGAGTTACCGCTCTGATCCTCTTTTTTGGAGGCCGATTTTTGGCTGGACTGGCCGGCTGGGAACCGTTGCTCCTTTTTCTGCTGGGCATCATCCTTCTGGCAATCGAACTTCTGGTCCTTCCCGGGTTTGGTGTGGCCGGTATATCCGGCATCGCCTCATTGACCGTTTCGCTGTACCTGGTTCTCAGAACCACCACGATTCTGCTTCCGGAAGTTGTCTTTGGACAGCTCTTTTTCTACATCGCCTTGCTTGCGGGAGTGTTTTTGGTGTTTTTAACTCTCTTGCCCGATAATCCAATCTGGAAAAGGATTGGTCTTTACAAAAAATTAAAGGATAGGGTGGTTCCCGAAGAAGAAAAATTGAATTACCGGACCCTGGTTGGAAAGCCCGGACGGGCAGTGACGGTGCTTCGTCCCTCCGGGATTATGGAAATCGATGGTAAACGGTACGATGTCGTCAGTCAGGGCGATTTCGTTTCCACCGGTGAAACCGTGGTGGTCGTTGAGGTACATGGAAATCGGATTGTTGTTCGTCCAGAGAGAGGAGAGTAA
- the floA gene encoding flotillin-like protein FloA (flotillin-like protein involved in membrane lipid rafts), with amino-acid sequence MYDLGSILITVIILIAVIAFFYLVPIGLWISALAAGVKVRIFTLIGMRLRRVPPASIIIPFIKIRKADIDLDIGPLEAHYLAGGNVDRVVISLIAAERAGIPLSFQRACAIDLAGRNVLEAVQMSVLPEIIETPSVSAVAKDGIELKVKARVTVRTNIDRLIGGAGAATVIARVGEGIVTTIGSSLSHKSVLENPDIISKTVLAKGLDSGTAFEILSIDIADIDVGQNIGARLQTDQAEADKRVAQAKAEERRAMAIAQEQEMKAFTQEKQAQVVNAEAEVPLALAQALREGKMGFMDYFSLQNLKADTTMRESFGKQEEKGHHE; translated from the coding sequence ATGTATGATCTCGGTTCTATCTTGATAACGGTGATCATCCTGATTGCCGTGATTGCCTTTTTTTACCTGGTTCCCATCGGGCTGTGGATTTCCGCCCTGGCCGCCGGAGTGAAGGTACGGATCTTTACCCTGATCGGTATGCGCCTTCGCCGGGTTCCCCCGGCTAGCATCATCATACCCTTCATAAAGATCAGGAAGGCGGATATTGACCTGGACATCGGTCCTTTGGAAGCTCATTACCTGGCTGGAGGAAATGTCGACCGGGTAGTCATTTCGTTGATTGCCGCCGAACGAGCCGGCATTCCCCTTTCCTTTCAGCGAGCGTGCGCTATCGACTTGGCTGGACGCAATGTTCTGGAAGCGGTCCAGATGAGCGTACTTCCCGAAATCATCGAGACGCCCTCGGTGTCGGCGGTGGCCAAAGATGGGATCGAACTGAAGGTGAAAGCCCGGGTGACCGTGCGAACCAATATCGATCGGTTAATTGGTGGCGCGGGCGCGGCAACCGTCATTGCCCGGGTTGGGGAAGGGATCGTTACGACTATCGGTTCTTCCCTCTCTCATAAGAGTGTTCTGGAAAACCCTGATATTATTTCAAAAACGGTGTTGGCTAAAGGCCTCGATTCCGGAACCGCCTTTGAAATCCTTTCGATCGACATAGCGGATATCGATGTCGGACAGAATATCGGTGCCCGGCTCCAGACCGACCAAGCCGAGGCGGACAAGAGGGTTGCGCAGGCCAAGGCTGAAGAACGAAGGGCCATGGCCATTGCCCAGGAACAGGAAATGAAGGCCTTCACCCAGGAAAAGCAGGCTCAGGTGGTAAATGCGGAAGCCGAGGTGCCCCTTGCTCTTGCTCAGGCCCTTCGGGAAGGAAAAATGGGATTCATGGATTACTTTTCCCTGCAAAACCTGAAAGCCGATACGACAATGCGGGAATCATTTGGAAAACAGGAGGAAAAAGGCCACCATGAATAA